The following proteins are co-located in the Rhea pennata isolate bPtePen1 chromosome 2, bPtePen1.pri, whole genome shotgun sequence genome:
- the SMIM13 gene encoding small integral membrane protein 13 — MWQSIGLTLLVIVATLACVLLFMLCGWYVVWQLFLSKFKFLRELIGDTGSQQGDNELSETEVEQETPPSPQRGRQKSARQRRALAEETT, encoded by the exons ATGTGGCAGAGCATCGGGCTGACCTTGCTGGTGATCGTGGCCACGCTGGCCTGCGTGCTGCTGTTCATGCTGTGCG GCTGGTATGTGGTCTGGCAATTGTTTCTGTCTAAATTCAAATTCCTGAGAGAATTGATAGGTGATACGGGGTCCCAACAGGGGGACAACGAGCTGTCAGAGACTGAAGTTGAACAGGAGACTCCACCATCCCCACAGAGAGGTAGACAAAAATCTGCTCGCCAGCGAAGGGCACTTGCAGAAGAAACAACTTAA